One window from the genome of Streptomyces sp. NBC_01476 encodes:
- the murJ gene encoding murein biosynthesis integral membrane protein MurJ, which produces MIDGTPQARTGRGRHGARRKAAGDTGLMRSSALMAAGTVVSRATGLIRQVLQAAALGTGLLATTYNQANTVPTSLYFLLIGGALNSVLVPQLVRARTSHPDGGAAFEQRLVTLVLCVLGAGTALAVWAAPEIISLYQRDTPDTHNAFELTVVFARFLLPQIFLYGVFSIFGQVLNARNRFGAMMWTPVLNNIVLTAMFGLYLGLMTVPDQVTDITSAQVRLLGIGTTVALAVQALALIPYAHEAGFRLRPRFDWRGTGLRKSVSAARWTLLFVLTNLVASTVVTRFASAADAALPDGGVGFTAYSYAQQIWTLPQSIVTVSLVTALLPRMSRAVAEHRVDDLRADLSRALRVSGVVIVPAAFFFLAFGPQIAQLLFAHGASDAGGTAPLGRMLQAFGLGLIPFSAQYLLLRGFYAFEDTRTPFRLAVCIGAVNIALATGCHVFLPPRWAVTGMAAAYAVSYGVGMLLTALRLRQRTEGLLDGRRICRTYGRLVAAATSAGAVGWLVARACTHDLTMAAWTPAVSLALGGLTMALLFVLLARAFKIAELRALPSLR; this is translated from the coding sequence ATGATCGACGGAACGCCGCAGGCTCGTACGGGGCGGGGGCGGCATGGCGCCCGCAGGAAAGCCGCCGGTGACACCGGCCTGATGCGGTCGTCCGCGCTGATGGCCGCCGGCACCGTGGTCTCGCGGGCCACCGGGCTGATCCGGCAGGTGCTGCAGGCCGCCGCGCTGGGCACCGGACTGCTGGCCACCACCTACAACCAGGCCAACACCGTCCCCACCAGCCTGTACTTCCTGCTCATCGGCGGCGCCCTGAACTCCGTACTGGTCCCCCAGCTCGTCCGGGCCCGCACCTCGCACCCCGACGGCGGCGCGGCCTTCGAACAGCGGCTGGTCACCCTGGTCCTGTGCGTACTCGGCGCCGGCACCGCCCTGGCCGTATGGGCCGCGCCCGAGATCATCAGCCTCTACCAGCGGGACACACCCGACACGCACAACGCCTTCGAGCTGACCGTGGTCTTCGCCCGCTTCCTGCTCCCGCAGATCTTCCTCTACGGCGTGTTCAGCATCTTCGGCCAAGTCCTCAACGCCCGGAACCGGTTCGGAGCGATGATGTGGACCCCGGTCCTCAACAACATCGTGCTGACCGCCATGTTCGGCCTCTACCTGGGCCTGATGACCGTCCCCGACCAGGTCACGGACATCACCTCGGCCCAGGTCAGGCTGCTCGGCATCGGCACCACCGTCGCGCTGGCCGTCCAGGCGCTGGCCCTGATCCCCTACGCCCACGAGGCCGGCTTCCGGCTGCGGCCCCGCTTCGACTGGCGTGGCACCGGCCTGCGCAAGAGCGTGAGCGCGGCCCGGTGGACCCTGCTGTTCGTCCTGACGAACCTGGTGGCGAGCACGGTGGTCACCCGCTTCGCCTCCGCCGCGGACGCGGCCCTGCCCGACGGCGGCGTCGGATTCACCGCCTACAGCTACGCCCAGCAGATATGGACCCTGCCGCAGTCGATCGTCACCGTCTCCCTGGTCACGGCCCTGCTGCCCCGTATGAGCCGGGCGGTGGCCGAGCACCGGGTCGACGACCTGCGCGCCGACCTGTCCCGCGCGCTGCGGGTCAGCGGGGTCGTCATCGTGCCGGCCGCGTTCTTCTTCCTCGCCTTCGGCCCGCAGATCGCGCAGTTGCTCTTCGCCCACGGGGCGTCCGATGCCGGGGGCACCGCGCCGCTGGGGCGCATGCTGCAGGCGTTCGGGCTGGGCCTGATCCCCTTCTCCGCCCAGTACTTGCTGCTGCGCGGCTTCTACGCCTTCGAGGACACCCGCACGCCCTTCCGGCTGGCGGTGTGCATCGGGGCGGTCAACATCGCGCTGGCCACCGGCTGCCACGTGTTTCTGCCGCCGCGCTGGGCGGTCACCGGCATGGCCGCCGCGTACGCCGTGTCCTACGGGGTGGGCATGCTGCTGACCGCACTGCGGCTGCGGCAGCGCACCGAGGGGCTGCTCGACGGCCGGCGGATCTGCCGCACTTACGGCAGGCTCGTCGCGGCGGCGACCTCCGCGGGGGCGGTCGGCTGGCTCGTCGCCCGCGCCTGCACCCACGATCTGACGATGGCCGCCTGGACCCCGGCCGTTTCGCTGGCGCTCGGCGGCCTCACGATGGCCCTGCTCTTCGTGCTCCTCGCCCGTGCCTTCAAGATCGCCGAACTCCGCGCCCTCCCGTCCCTGCGCTGA
- a CDS encoding NADP-dependent oxidoreductase produces MVPKKIEQVAFGGPEVLRLVETDRPDPKVLGPDEVLVRVSAAGVNPVDTHARRGGYGQLGEFPVTVGWDLAGTVEAVGPDVSAPAVGRRVFGMSRFPDQAAAYAQYAVVPAIDLVITPPTLSDEEAAALPLAALTAWQNLVDIAQVEPGQRVLVHGAGGGVGHLAVQLARRLGAHVIATASAGKHEWLTKLGANEVIDYRTGDFVELLRANPVDVVFDNVCGEVGLRSIEVAKPGGIVIELTGVDPATQAAADAAGVRAVYHPVHTDAAQLARIAELAGDGKLSVTVSKVFPLEDAAEAHRAIEEGHTQGKIVLKTW; encoded by the coding sequence ATGGTGCCCAAGAAGATTGAACAGGTCGCTTTCGGCGGACCCGAAGTCCTGCGGCTGGTCGAGACGGACCGCCCCGACCCGAAGGTGCTCGGGCCGGACGAGGTGCTGGTCCGGGTCTCCGCGGCAGGGGTGAACCCGGTTGACACCCACGCGCGGCGAGGAGGGTACGGCCAGTTGGGGGAGTTTCCTGTCACCGTGGGCTGGGATCTCGCCGGCACCGTCGAAGCCGTGGGCCCCGACGTCTCGGCTCCGGCCGTCGGCCGGCGCGTCTTCGGGATGAGCCGGTTCCCGGACCAGGCGGCCGCCTACGCGCAGTATGCGGTCGTGCCCGCGATCGACCTCGTGATCACGCCGCCGACATTGTCCGACGAGGAAGCCGCGGCCCTTCCGCTCGCCGCGCTCACCGCGTGGCAGAACTTGGTGGACATCGCTCAGGTGGAGCCGGGGCAGCGGGTACTGGTCCACGGCGCGGGCGGTGGTGTGGGGCACTTGGCCGTGCAGCTCGCCCGCAGGCTCGGTGCCCACGTGATCGCCACCGCGAGCGCGGGCAAGCACGAGTGGCTGACCAAACTGGGTGCGAACGAGGTCATCGACTACCGGACCGGCGACTTCGTCGAGCTGTTGCGCGCGAATCCCGTTGACGTGGTCTTCGACAACGTCTGCGGGGAGGTCGGCCTACGTTCGATCGAGGTCGCCAAGCCCGGCGGCATCGTGATCGAGTTGACCGGGGTCGACCCGGCGACCCAGGCGGCCGCCGACGCGGCCGGTGTGCGCGCGGTTTACCACCCGGTCCACACGGACGCCGCACAGCTGGCCCGGATCGCTGAGCTGGCCGGCGACGGCAAGCTGTCGGTAACGGTGTCCAAGGTGTTCCCCCTCGAAGATGCCGCCGAAGCGCACAGGGCGATCGAAGAAGGCCACACCCAGGGCAAGATCGTGCTCAAGACGTGGTGA
- a CDS encoding winged helix-turn-helix transcriptional regulator — translation MAVLEHPATDPTVFDVYSETCPSRALLNLVTSRWAVLILGVLEQEPVRFGELRRRLGTISQKVLAEKLRGLETEGLITRTVIDRPLAVEYALTDIGRTATVPLAKLREWAEAHCDARR, via the coding sequence GTGGCCGTCCTGGAGCATCCTGCCACCGACCCGACCGTGTTCGACGTCTACTCGGAGACCTGCCCCTCGCGCGCTTTGCTGAATCTCGTCACCAGCCGATGGGCGGTCCTGATCCTCGGCGTACTGGAGCAGGAGCCGGTCCGCTTCGGCGAACTGCGCCGCCGGCTCGGCACAATCAGCCAGAAGGTGCTGGCCGAAAAGCTGCGCGGCCTGGAGACGGAAGGCCTGATCACCCGGACAGTCATCGACCGTCCGCTGGCCGTCGAGTACGCCCTCACCGACATCGGCCGCACGGCGACTGTTCCCCTGGCCAAGCTCCGTGAATGGGCCGAAGCTCACTGCGACGCCAGGAGGTGA
- a CDS encoding ricin-type beta-trefoil lectin domain protein — protein sequence MIRTPLTPVSRKRFRLGLAALGVAAATFAAAVSVGASVSDAAGTKPAAAAAGPTASQLLAKAANCTPASNGKYATDDGEAATVQICKNGSAYTWTSDMDIDCDGVTTSHCSPSTDPWYYNDTSFHTSTGQPFTSDVTHYYVIPLPSSRFSYQSAGISPGSVAAVVYNGNVVYATFADEGPDNIIGEGSYALATALGIDPNPATGGTEGPVTFIVFPGKVPSPIESNTAIDSVGSAAATTWVGGGSTTPPPTGGGTGPIQSGYAGKCVDIAGASSANGAAVQLYDCNGTNAQSWTVGSDGTLKSLGKCMDVTAAGTANGTKVDLYDCNGTGSQKWQKSGSTLVNPQSGKCLDATGPSSANGTRLQIWTCAGATNQQWTLPS from the coding sequence ATGATCCGTACCCCCCTGACCCCGGTCAGCCGCAAACGCTTCCGCCTGGGCCTGGCCGCCCTCGGCGTCGCCGCGGCGACGTTCGCCGCGGCCGTCAGTGTCGGCGCGAGCGTCTCGGACGCGGCCGGCACCAAGCCCGCGGCCGCCGCGGCGGGCCCGACCGCCTCCCAGTTGCTGGCCAAGGCCGCGAACTGTACGCCCGCCTCCAACGGCAAGTACGCCACCGACGACGGTGAAGCCGCGACCGTGCAGATCTGCAAGAACGGTTCCGCGTACACCTGGACGTCCGACATGGACATCGACTGCGACGGTGTCACCACCTCGCACTGCAGCCCGTCGACCGACCCCTGGTACTACAACGACACGTCGTTCCACACCTCCACCGGGCAGCCCTTCACCTCCGACGTCACGCACTACTACGTGATCCCGCTGCCCAGCAGCCGCTTCAGCTACCAGTCGGCCGGCATATCGCCCGGCAGCGTCGCCGCCGTGGTCTACAACGGCAACGTCGTCTACGCGACCTTCGCCGACGAGGGCCCGGACAACATCATCGGCGAGGGCTCGTACGCGCTGGCCACCGCGCTCGGCATCGACCCGAACCCGGCGACCGGCGGCACGGAGGGACCGGTCACCTTCATCGTCTTCCCGGGCAAGGTGCCCAGCCCGATCGAGAGCAACACGGCGATCGACTCGGTGGGTTCGGCCGCGGCCACCACGTGGGTGGGCGGCGGCAGCACCACTCCGCCGCCGACCGGTGGCGGCACCGGGCCGATCCAGTCGGGTTACGCCGGCAAGTGCGTGGACATCGCGGGAGCGAGCAGCGCGAACGGCGCGGCGGTGCAGCTCTACGACTGCAACGGCACCAACGCGCAGAGCTGGACGGTCGGCAGTGACGGCACGCTGAAGTCGCTCGGCAAGTGCATGGACGTCACGGCGGCCGGCACCGCCAACGGCACGAAGGTCGACCTCTACGACTGCAACGGCACGGGTTCGCAGAAGTGGCAGAAGTCGGGCAGCACGCTGGTCAACCCCCAGTCCGGCAAGTGCCTGGACGCCACCGGGCCCAGTTCGGCGAACGGCACGCGGCTCCAGATCTGGACGTGCGCCGGCGCCACCAACCAGCAGTGGACCCTCCCCTCCTGA